A part of Desulfobacter sp. genomic DNA contains:
- a CDS encoding ImmA/IrrE family metallo-endopeptidase: MGADHSISIRYGLAEHAAQELHKKYGIIFPEQIRLRDIAYAEKALVVEKSITSAAASLVRTKNKATIRISPGDREERQRFSIAHELGHLKLNHQNGKIKTVCSQKDMMSWYKKSIETEANYFASELILPTTMLEKLCDVEEVDFRPVKEIAKTFRSSLTATAIKFVRLNSEKCALVYSENGKIVWSYGSQDWDFFIQRGVPLDERTEAYEFFQRKELYDDPIETPADAWFNDKQGIGEVVEHSIGSKEFDFVLSLLWIRPTNDWQ; this comes from the coding sequence ATGGGTGCTGACCATTCTATTTCTATTCGGTACGGTTTAGCGGAGCATGCCGCTCAAGAACTCCATAAAAAATACGGCATTATTTTCCCCGAGCAAATCAGGCTACGAGATATTGCCTATGCTGAAAAAGCGCTTGTAGTTGAAAAGTCGATTACCAGCGCAGCTGCAAGCTTGGTTCGGACTAAAAATAAGGCCACTATCAGGATCTCTCCGGGAGATCGAGAAGAGAGACAGCGATTTAGTATTGCCCACGAGCTCGGCCATTTAAAGTTGAATCATCAAAACGGTAAAATCAAAACGGTATGTAGCCAAAAGGATATGATGAGTTGGTATAAAAAAAGTATCGAGACGGAAGCAAACTATTTTGCCAGTGAGCTCATCTTACCAACGACAATGCTTGAAAAATTGTGTGATGTGGAAGAAGTTGACTTTAGGCCGGTTAAAGAAATCGCTAAGACGTTTCGCTCCTCTTTGACCGCAACTGCGATAAAATTTGTTCGTCTTAATTCTGAAAAATGTGCTCTGGTTTACTCCGAGAATGGCAAAATCGTTTGGTCCTATGGGAGCCAGGACTGGGATTTTTTCATACAACGTGGGGTCCCACTTGACGAGAGGACAGAAGCATATGAATTTTTTCAGAGAAAAGAATTATATGATGACCCTATCGAAACGCCTGCAGATGCTTGGTTTAATGATAAACAAGGAATCGGAGAGGTGGTAGAACATTCGATCGGATCAAAAGAGTTTGATTTTGTTTTATCGCTGTTATGGATTAGACCCACTAACGACTGGCAATGA
- a CDS encoding IS4 family transposase, producing MVRHASLFSQLVAFFNRNKFMNLVAKNKTERYSKGFKSWDHFVAMLFCQVAQAKSLREISGGLACCMGKLRHLGVSSAPSKSTLSYANKNRSWQLFQDLFYDTFEFCRKHSPGGHKFRFKNKLLSLDSTTISLCLSLFPWAEFRRTKGAVKLHLLLDHDGYLPSYAYISNGKNHESKYAKRFPLAPGSIITMDRGYNDYSLFASWTAQDVFFVTRLKTNAAYEVLSERELPLRRNILSDEMIKFTGHNARKACPFILRRIVVWDADNQREIILLTNHYKFGATTISSIYKDRWQIELFFKAIKQNLRIKTFVGTSENALYTQIWTALIAMLLIKFLQLKSKFGWSLSNLIAFLRWNLFSYRDLWKWLDKPFETVPTTPPPVQMELPFKRF from the coding sequence ATGGTACGTCATGCGAGTCTGTTCAGTCAATTGGTAGCCTTTTTTAACCGTAATAAATTTATGAATCTGGTAGCGAAGAACAAAACAGAACGATATTCCAAGGGGTTCAAAAGCTGGGACCATTTTGTTGCTATGCTTTTCTGTCAAGTTGCCCAGGCAAAGAGCCTGAGGGAAATCAGTGGGGGCCTTGCCTGCTGCATGGGGAAACTGCGCCACCTCGGTGTATCCTCGGCGCCAAGTAAATCAACGTTGTCTTATGCTAATAAGAACCGCTCATGGCAGCTGTTTCAAGATCTTTTCTATGATACCTTTGAATTTTGTCGCAAACATTCACCTGGTGGTCACAAATTCAGGTTCAAAAACAAACTGCTTTCTTTGGACAGCACAACAATATCCTTGTGTCTCAGTCTTTTCCCCTGGGCAGAATTCCGTCGTACGAAAGGTGCCGTTAAACTTCATCTGCTACTGGATCATGATGGCTACCTGCCTTCCTATGCTTACATATCAAATGGCAAGAATCACGAATCCAAATATGCCAAAAGATTCCCGCTCGCACCAGGATCAATTATCACAATGGACCGTGGATATAACGATTACAGCCTGTTTGCTTCCTGGACAGCACAAGATGTATTTTTTGTGACCAGGCTGAAAACCAATGCAGCTTATGAGGTGTTATCAGAGCGTGAGCTACCTCTTCGGAGAAACATTCTCTCAGATGAAATGATCAAGTTTACCGGCCACAATGCCCGGAAAGCATGTCCATTCATATTGCGGAGAATCGTTGTTTGGGATGCGGATAACCAGCGGGAAATCATTTTGCTGACAAATCATTATAAATTCGGAGCAACCACCATCTCGTCTATCTATAAGGATCGCTGGCAAATCGAATTGTTTTTCAAGGCCATAAAACAGAATCTGAGAATCAAGACCTTTGTCGGAACGAGTGAGAATGCCTTGTACACACAGATTTGGACAGCATTAATTGCCATGCTGCTGATCAAATTTCTACAACTCAAATCAAAATTTGGTTGGTCTTTATCCAACTTGATCGCTTTTTTGAGATGGAACCTGTTCAGCTACAGGGATCTTTGGAAATGGCTCGATAAACCGTTTGAGACCGTGCCGACGACCCCACCGCCAGTACAGATGGAATTGCCTTTTAAAAGGTTCTGA
- a CDS encoding AAA family ATPase has protein sequence MECPDCGFQNPEGMKFCGECGYKLKQPNDIPSNKFFHPQSYTPKFLVDKILAHKSVIEGERKLVTVFFADVAGFTAFSEKLDPEQVHRIMDGAFRILMNEIHECEGTINQFTGDGVMALFGAPIAHEDHAQRACHAALTIQKAMIEYRKKVTNDFGVKFRMRVGLNTGLVVVGSIGDDLRMDYTAIGDTVNLAARMEKTAKPGKVLISENTYRRARRHFAFAPLGKVKVKGKEDSLDVYELLDKIERKKLDVDSQIFSEMVGREKELNNIEIQVLKAVNGEGSVVNIIGEAGVGKSRLVAELKKREVIHQVALLEGRAVSMGRNLSFHPVIDILKQWARIGKHDTGAAALEKLEESIQRVFQEGMQEKLPFIATLMGMKLSGKYKEKIDDIDGEALEKLIQKNVRDLLARASEQTPLVIVMEDLHWADTSSIELMETLMRLVRTHRVLFINVFRPGHRETGDRIVETIKEKLSIHYLDIVLHPLNKSMSEALINNILKIRGLSRFVVDRIIERAGGNPFFIEEVVRSFIDEKAVVSKEGAFEITEEIHTMVIPNTINDVLMARIDRLEEKTRHLLKAASVIGRSFFYRILAELVATDKDLDKRLFHLVEIQLIQERKRMHELEYCFRHALTQEVVYESILLQKRKELHRQTAQIIESKFTDHLSEFYGTLAYHYNMADDLSKTEEYMEKAGEKAMKASASSEVISYYKQVIDLYIRKYGDKIEPKKLARVQKNIAQALIKKGNWREAVDYFDNALKNLGYFESSIKPVQKINFIMSFIKIIIAVRFKSQKKGSTPSENDIEIFEIINDRAFSLILVDPMRMSLGFFPAAKKIFGLDISKSQALFDTMCLIGNGFAWAGISYDLARRTLNLAINSLGEKENSIVLHVYRVAEGFSNMLFGKWDFEIDLKSVDKMIATANFESAVSYLCFSGPLSLEKGDFQMVKLVADRLEEIRDVYNNEHSTTDLLELKGIKAIKLHDYEKASKYVEKGLEHVENLGHKAYNVSFLGLKLQIEVLTNNLSKATETISEIRSLIKAVGMINIAPFFYSRYVVGRLLYHRANLIKSINEEDHSLYNQSKKQAQIWCKNVLKTAQKFAPILTETLRLAGEINWLINKKNKAFIWYNKSIQEGERLGSKLELSRSYFEVGKRLIDSKSKDKKVNGITGEEYLEKAQVLFEEMGLNWELKQLKEVKTS, from the coding sequence ATGGAGTGTCCTGACTGCGGATTTCAGAATCCTGAAGGGATGAAGTTTTGCGGCGAATGTGGGTATAAGTTAAAACAACCCAATGATATCCCGTCCAACAAGTTTTTCCATCCCCAATCCTATACTCCAAAATTTCTTGTCGATAAAATCCTTGCTCATAAAAGCGTCATCGAAGGTGAGCGCAAATTAGTGACTGTATTTTTTGCCGATGTAGCAGGATTTACCGCATTTTCAGAAAAGCTTGACCCCGAGCAGGTCCACCGGATCATGGATGGTGCCTTCAGGATTCTGATGAATGAAATTCATGAATGTGAGGGAACCATTAATCAGTTCACCGGCGACGGTGTGATGGCCCTGTTTGGTGCACCCATCGCCCATGAGGACCACGCCCAACGTGCCTGTCATGCTGCCCTGACAATTCAAAAGGCCATGATCGAATACAGAAAAAAGGTCACAAATGACTTTGGCGTGAAATTCAGAATGCGGGTGGGTTTAAATACAGGTCTGGTGGTAGTTGGTTCTATTGGCGACGATTTGAGGATGGATTACACGGCCATCGGTGACACCGTTAATCTCGCGGCCAGGATGGAGAAGACAGCCAAGCCAGGCAAGGTTCTGATTTCAGAAAATACTTACAGAAGGGCCCGCCGTCATTTTGCATTCGCCCCACTGGGCAAGGTGAAAGTTAAAGGCAAGGAAGATTCCCTGGATGTCTATGAACTACTGGATAAAATCGAAAGGAAAAAATTGGACGTTGACAGCCAGATATTTTCGGAAATGGTGGGCAGAGAAAAAGAACTCAACAACATAGAAATCCAAGTTTTAAAGGCTGTCAACGGTGAAGGTTCTGTAGTGAACATCATCGGTGAGGCAGGCGTGGGTAAATCCAGACTGGTGGCTGAACTCAAAAAGAGGGAAGTCATTCACCAGGTAGCTCTTCTCGAAGGAAGGGCAGTCTCCATGGGCAGGAATTTGAGTTTTCACCCGGTTATTGACATTCTGAAACAATGGGCACGAATAGGTAAACATGACACCGGGGCCGCTGCCCTGGAAAAACTGGAGGAATCCATCCAAAGGGTGTTTCAGGAAGGAATGCAGGAGAAACTGCCTTTTATTGCAACCCTTATGGGAATGAAACTTTCAGGCAAATATAAAGAGAAGATCGATGATATTGATGGGGAGGCCTTGGAAAAACTGATCCAGAAAAATGTACGGGATCTTTTAGCCAGGGCGTCCGAGCAGACTCCGCTGGTCATCGTGATGGAAGATCTGCACTGGGCAGATACAAGTTCTATTGAGCTTATGGAGACGCTGATGCGTTTGGTGAGAACGCACAGGGTTCTTTTTATCAATGTATTTCGTCCAGGCCACAGGGAAACAGGAGACCGGATCGTAGAAACCATTAAGGAAAAACTTTCCATCCATTATCTGGATATCGTACTTCACCCCCTTAATAAAAGCATGAGCGAGGCGCTTATTAACAATATTCTTAAGATTAGGGGGCTCTCCCGCTTTGTTGTGGATCGAATTATCGAGCGTGCCGGTGGAAATCCTTTTTTCATCGAAGAGGTGGTCCGTTCATTTATTGACGAGAAGGCCGTGGTTTCCAAGGAAGGTGCATTTGAGATAACCGAGGAAATTCATACAATGGTCATTCCCAATACCATCAACGATGTGCTCATGGCCAGAATAGATCGGCTCGAAGAGAAGACCCGGCATCTGCTCAAGGCAGCATCCGTGATCGGCAGGAGCTTTTTTTACCGGATTCTTGCAGAACTCGTCGCCACGGATAAAGATCTCGATAAGCGGTTGTTCCATTTAGTAGAGATACAGCTTATCCAGGAACGGAAACGCATGCACGAGTTGGAGTATTGTTTTAGACATGCCCTAACTCAAGAAGTAGTTTATGAATCAATCTTGTTACAAAAACGGAAGGAATTGCATCGACAAACTGCACAGATAATCGAAAGTAAATTTACCGATCATCTCAGCGAATTTTACGGAACTTTGGCATACCATTACAACATGGCTGATGATCTGAGCAAAACAGAAGAGTATATGGAAAAAGCCGGTGAAAAGGCGATGAAGGCTTCAGCTTCCAGTGAAGTAATCAGCTATTATAAACAGGTTATTGATCTTTATATTAGAAAATACGGAGATAAGATTGAACCCAAAAAATTGGCCCGAGTGCAGAAAAACATTGCCCAAGCGTTAATCAAGAAAGGCAATTGGCGTGAGGCAGTCGATTATTTTGATAACGCCTTAAAAAACCTCGGTTACTTTGAATCATCGATAAAACCAGTACAAAAAATAAATTTCATAATGAGCTTCATCAAAATTATCATAGCCGTCCGGTTTAAAAGCCAGAAAAAGGGTTCAACGCCAAGTGAGAATGATATAGAAATATTTGAGATTATCAATGACAGAGCTTTTTCATTAATTTTAGTAGATCCGATGAGGATGTCGTTAGGCTTTTTTCCTGCGGCAAAAAAAATTTTTGGCCTTGATATTTCTAAGTCCCAAGCATTGTTTGATACCATGTGTCTTATAGGTAACGGATTCGCTTGGGCAGGTATCTCATATGATTTAGCCAGGCGTACGCTTAATTTGGCAATCAATTCCTTAGGAGAAAAAGAGAACAGTATTGTACTCCATGTCTATAGGGTAGCTGAGGGATTTTCAAATATGCTGTTCGGCAAATGGGATTTTGAAATAGATTTAAAAAGCGTGGATAAAATGATTGCTACAGCCAATTTTGAATCAGCCGTTAGTTACCTTTGTTTTTCAGGCCCGTTATCTTTGGAAAAAGGTGATTTCCAGATGGTCAAATTGGTTGCCGATCGTTTGGAAGAAATTCGTGACGTCTATAACAATGAGCATTCAACAACCGATTTACTTGAATTAAAAGGTATTAAAGCGATTAAACTTCATGACTATGAAAAAGCTTCAAAATATGTGGAAAAGGGGTTAGAACATGTAGAAAATCTTGGGCATAAAGCCTACAATGTGAGTTTTTTAGGCTTGAAATTACAAATCGAGGTCCTGACAAATAATTTAAGTAAGGCAACAGAAACAATATCTGAAATAAGATCTTTGATAAAAGCGGTTGGAATGATTAATATTGCTCCTTTTTTTTATTCTCGTTATGTAGTCGGACGACTTTTATATCACCGGGCAAATCTTATTAAGAGCATCAATGAAGAAGACCACTCTCTATATAACCAGTCGAAAAAGCAAGCACAAATATGGTGTAAGAACGTATTAAAAACGGCTCAAAAATTTGCGCCAATTCTAACCGAAACATTACGATTGGCGGGTGAAATAAACTGGCTTATTAATAAAAAAAATAAGGCCTTTATTTGGTATAATAAATCGATTCAAGAAGGTGAACGATTGGGATCCAAATTAGAGTTATCCCGTTCCTATTTCGAGGTTGGGAAGCGACTTATAGATTCCAAATCAAAGGACAAAAAGGTCAACGGAATTACCGGAGAAGAATATTTAGAAAAAGCACAGGTTCTCTTTGAAGAGATGGGTCTAAATTGGGAACTGAAACAGCTTAAAGAAGTAAAAACATCCTGA
- a CDS encoding sigma-70 family RNA polymerase sigma factor — protein MLQKKGYDRSVIEKLRAVDWNSIRPRLIKYARSKEFMLDSIGSEKGYEDIIQEAIARVYGQGENGKYRNWDSDKYPDIGLFLKFVIREIVQREVEDLTGYSKEQICWDENPGEEKGLAVDSFDSVDSHHPDTPENATLRKERIDKLSAVIKEVADGDEELGLMIMCIHQDGITKSAQIADEIGLPVEKVYNLKKRLKRRLEFYKGKTLD, from the coding sequence ATGCTTCAAAAAAAAGGGTACGATCGATCCGTCATTGAGAAGCTTCGAGCTGTAGATTGGAATTCTATTCGGCCTCGGTTAATTAAGTATGCTCGTTCGAAAGAGTTCATGCTTGATTCTATAGGATCTGAAAAGGGCTACGAGGATATCATACAAGAAGCCATCGCACGGGTTTATGGGCAAGGTGAGAATGGGAAATACCGAAACTGGGATAGTGACAAGTATCCTGACATCGGTTTGTTTCTTAAATTCGTTATCAGAGAAATTGTACAACGAGAAGTAGAGGATTTAACCGGTTATTCGAAAGAGCAAATTTGTTGGGATGAGAACCCTGGTGAAGAAAAGGGGCTCGCTGTTGATAGTTTTGATTCGGTTGATTCTCACCACCCCGATACACCTGAAAATGCAACTCTTCGTAAGGAGCGCATTGATAAGTTATCAGCCGTGATCAAGGAGGTCGCAGACGGTGATGAAGAATTGGGCCTGATGATTATGTGTATTCATCAGGACGGCATAACAAAGAGTGCACAGATAGCGGATGAGATAGGGCTTCCTGTTGAAAAAGTGTATAATTTAAAAAAAAGGCTGAAACGCCGTCTTGAGTTTTATAAAGGTAAAACTCTGGATTGA
- a CDS encoding autotransporter domain-containing protein: MRFIATYVTFIYLMMGILPIGVWADPVVFFDTIPDGRDTFDTQISDAGGTQTNDALSGLTNNTNTWDRTDYIITSTNAANRAVSSVALATPAPGGIPGGDAISMNADGSITSGLTFTFSSPINGFAIDLQGWATCCWPSTLYISFDGGTPIPVGTANTNTDNPGFSELGAYETFIGTIDDSATFTTVTLYGTGTGDAMLAGGIIRYAVVPIGAISGNYTLTVETQPVSGLAEYLDENDDSGTLQTVAIVLNTYTASQVASAMRQIFPVNTVSSVQTAVGNVRSASSIVNDRIGTVLGGLNAASSLQPTNTQGPFSGAISGSDFKTMMYAFSKADYQPFTKGDSGLWIQGVYGKSNGDATEVSNGYETERYGLLAGYEFALDEKHLIGVYANSLFTDVGLDNNVGETEIKNYILGLYGQKIIGSYKLAATLGGGIAQYDSVRHVSIGGISGNPEADYDGANFSATLSGSKLFEIRPGLMIEPFLQIGYLYNETDEYTETQGDPYNMSVESCSYAQMNVKAAFTLKNNFTIGEKSGSFKLRPYVNQLLEVSGDDDIGVRFVGSPSQTVITGRDASITEVGGTLELACDLTSSFSVKGIIDYSEDKYEKGYLGFFGFNYSWN, translated from the coding sequence ATGAGATTCATTGCCACCTATGTGACTTTTATTTATCTTATGATGGGCATACTACCAATAGGTGTTTGGGCAGACCCTGTCGTTTTTTTTGACACTATACCGGACGGCCGGGACACATTTGATACCCAGATATCCGATGCCGGTGGCACCCAGACCAATGATGCCCTGTCCGGGCTGACGAACAATACCAACACCTGGGACCGGACCGATTATATCATTACCTCAACCAACGCAGCCAACAGAGCCGTCAGCAGTGTGGCCCTTGCCACTCCAGCACCGGGCGGTATCCCCGGGGGAGATGCTATTTCCATGAATGCTGACGGTAGCATCACATCCGGCCTAACCTTTACATTTTCATCTCCAATCAACGGATTTGCAATAGATCTCCAAGGCTGGGCGACCTGCTGCTGGCCTTCTACGCTTTATATCAGCTTTGACGGGGGCACGCCAATTCCCGTGGGAACGGCAAATACCAACACTGACAATCCAGGTTTTAGTGAATTAGGAGCCTACGAAACCTTTATCGGCACCATTGATGATTCAGCCACCTTCACGACCGTAACATTGTATGGGACAGGCACAGGGGATGCCATGTTGGCAGGCGGGATTATCCGGTATGCCGTGGTGCCCATCGGCGCCATTTCCGGCAACTACACCCTGACTGTGGAAACACAGCCGGTCAGCGGTCTGGCAGAATATCTTGACGAAAATGACGACAGCGGAACCCTTCAGACAGTTGCGATCGTTTTAAATACCTACACCGCCTCCCAGGTTGCAAGTGCCATGCGGCAGATTTTCCCTGTAAATACGGTTTCCTCGGTCCAGACCGCCGTGGGGAATGTCCGTAGCGCCAGCTCCATTGTCAACGACCGCATCGGCACGGTACTCGGTGGTTTGAATGCCGCCTCTTCCCTGCAACCCACCAATACCCAGGGACCATTTTCTGGAGCCATATCTGGCTCTGATTTTAAAACCATGATGTATGCTTTCTCCAAAGCAGACTATCAACCCTTTACCAAAGGAGATTCCGGCTTGTGGATCCAGGGTGTCTACGGAAAAAGTAACGGGGATGCCACGGAAGTAAGCAACGGCTATGAGACAGAACGGTACGGCCTGCTCGCCGGGTATGAATTTGCCCTGGATGAAAAGCACCTCATTGGGGTTTATGCTAACAGCCTTTTCACGGACGTTGGCCTGGATAATAATGTGGGCGAAACTGAAATTAAAAACTATATCTTAGGGCTTTACGGCCAGAAAATTATTGGGTCCTATAAGCTGGCAGCGACCCTGGGCGGCGGCATCGCCCAATATGATTCAGTCCGCCATGTTTCCATTGGCGGTATTTCGGGCAATCCTGAAGCTGACTATGACGGTGCTAATTTTTCCGCCACCCTGTCGGGATCCAAACTGTTTGAAATCAGACCAGGATTGATGATAGAGCCTTTCCTCCAGATAGGATACCTTTACAATGAGACCGATGAATACACTGAAACCCAGGGCGATCCATACAATATGTCTGTTGAATCATGTTCCTACGCCCAGATGAATGTCAAGGCAGCCTTCACCCTGAAAAACAATTTTACCATCGGTGAAAAAAGCGGCTCATTTAAACTCAGACCCTATGTAAACCAGTTGCTTGAGGTCAGCGGAGATGATGATATCGGGGTCCGGTTTGTTGGTTCCCCCTCTCAGACTGTGATAACCGGAAGGGATGCTTCGATTACGGAAGTAGGCGGCACGCTTGAATTAGCCTGTGATCTTACCTCATCCTTTTCTGTCAAAGGTATCATTGATTATTCAGAGGATAAGTATGAAAAAGGATATCTGGGATTTTTCGGATTTAATTATTCCTGGAATTAG
- a CDS encoding HutD family protein: MVKYKFIPHTDFVQVPWKNGLGVTQEIDKLNVDGKEGFVWRLSIAAVDKDGAFSHFEGYQRNISVLAGNGMTLDVDGKSSGVLRAFESYAFSGDADTSAVLVDGKISDFNLIYDPCFVNARVDWCDVAEGVSSGVDAHTTVFILAGTDKTEIKIDDSIFNLGKWDVLRIKTDDCSSKLSIAAHNTAKVGIVTIQSLKP; encoded by the coding sequence ATGGTAAAATATAAATTTATTCCCCACACAGATTTTGTACAAGTACCCTGGAAAAATGGGCTAGGGGTGACCCAGGAAATCGACAAATTAAACGTTGACGGCAAAGAAGGATTTGTCTGGCGTCTTTCCATTGCCGCAGTGGATAAAGACGGCGCATTTTCCCATTTTGAAGGGTATCAAAGAAATATCAGCGTATTGGCCGGAAACGGGATGACGCTGGATGTTGACGGAAAATCTTCAGGGGTGCTTAGGGCGTTTGAATCCTATGCATTTAGTGGGGATGCCGACACCAGTGCTGTTCTGGTTGATGGAAAAATTTCTGATTTTAACCTAATTTATGACCCTTGTTTCGTTAACGCCAGGGTTGACTGGTGTGATGTGGCTGAGGGGGTGTCTTCTGGTGTTGACGCACACACCACGGTATTCATTCTTGCCGGTACAGATAAAACAGAAATAAAAATAGATGATTCAATATTTAATCTGGGCAAGTGGGATGTCCTTCGAATAAAAACGGATGATTGTTCCTCCAAGCTTTCCATTGCCGCTCATAATACTGCGAAAGTTGGTATTGTTACCATTCAGAGCCTGAAGCCCTAA